The following DNA comes from Desulfobaculum xiamenense.
GGGGGCCTTCCTTATTTGAGAAAACATCAGAACCGCGCGAGGCCGTATTTGCGCCGCAACCGCTCCACCACGTCGATCGACGCGCAGTGTGGCACCACCGGCTCCTTCGGCGCGGGCAGTTCCAGCCCCTCGCAGGCAAAGGGCGTTCCCGCCGCAAGCCTGTTCCACGCATGCACCAGAAGTGCCTCAAGGCTCACCACGTCGGCGGCGTTGTAGGCGAGGAGCGTCTCAAGCACCGCCTCGTCGCCCGTGGCCTGATACTCGTTCCACAAAAGCACCGCGAAGTAGCCGTCCACACCTTCCAACTCGTCGCGCGAGAGGCCAATGGCCTTTTCGCAGCGCTTGAGTCCGCCCGAGAAGCCCAGCTTCTTCAGGACGTAGCGCAGGTCGATGTGCGCCATGGCCAGCTTCATGCCGAAACTGCGCTCGATGAAGGGCACGTCGAAGGTCTTGCCGTTGTAGGTCACCAGCAGCGAATACTTGAGGATCTCGTCCTGAAAATCTTCGAGATTGCGGCCGTGGACGAAGGTCTTCACCTCGCCGTGACCATAGAGGGCAATGCTCGTGATGTGGTCCTCGCCGAAGGTCAGGCCCGTGGTTTCGATGTCGAGATAGGCCGCGTCGTCGCGGAAGGCGCGAAACATGCGCCAGTGCTGGGCGGCGGGCAGGCCGCGCTGGAAATGCAGGGCGTCGTGCGCGGCGAGGCGCTCCATGGAATCCTCGACGTGCTGACGCACCCACGCGGCGCGGTTGCCAAGGAATCTGTCGGCGGAAGGGGAAAGGGCGTCGTCCCAGCTGCGAATGCCGTTCAGCCAGTAGCGCTCCTCGGTTCCCACGCCCACGCGCGGGATATGGCAGAAGGAATGTTCAAGCATGTGCGGTGACCTCGTCTCGTGTTGACCTGCGGCACGAACCTCGCGCCGCAAGGTCTTTCCACATAGCCGAGCCATCCCGCGTTGCCAAGCGAAAGCCCGCACCCGCTTACCCGGCGACAGACGTCGCCACTGCATCACCCGACGAATTCGGTGCGTATTCGTCTGAAAAAATCGAGCAAATAGGCCGCTGGTACGTCCTGCCCGTCCACGCTCATGGCATCCAGACAGGCAACGATATTGCGCCGGGGGGTCAACGTCTCCGCGATGTTCAAAACGAAACGACGCACGCCCTCACCATCGCCGTTGCCGAAACCGAGAGACAGCGACCAGAACCCTTCGTTGCGCGTCCATGCCACGCCAAGCGAGCGCCCGCCGGACGCCCCCCGGCGCACGAGGGCCAAAAGCTTGCGTAGCGTGAAATTCCTGCGCCCACGCCCGCCAACGCCCAAAAACTCGCCGCGTCCGGAACGGATGACCAGCGGCAGCTCCATGAACTGCGTCGGCGGAGTTCGCCCCGCCGCGCCTGCGGTGCCTACGGCGTCAAGCATGGCCTGTTCCAGTTCCCGCTTCTCGCGACGCAAACGCACGATCTGCTCTCGCAGTACCTTCAGCCTGTCGCCCCGCACGTCCTGCGCCCGCTCGCGGCGCAAACGGGCCACCTCACGCCGCAGCGACTCGACCTCACGGTGCAATTCCTCGTTGGCACAGGCGGCATCGCACTGCTCCGCCAGAAGCCCCGTCACCTTTTCAAGCACACCGGCCAGCACGCGGACCAACACCGGAGCATCGGGGCACACCGCGCCGTCCGACCCACCGCCCCGAGCCAGAAGCTCGGCATAGCGCAAGGCCAGACGCCGCTCGATCTCCGAAGCAGGGAGTTGCTCCTCCGACAGGGCGCGAATCTCACGGAAAATTTCAAGCGCGGCTGGTGGATACGACCGCCGCCGCCCATCGTCGACAAAGGGCAGAAACGCGGCGAAGCGATCCTTGTAGGACACGATCGTCGAAGGCGGAATGTCGAGCCTGCGCGCAATCTCCCGCAGGCTCATGCATGTGTGCGCACCCATGCGCGGCCCTCCCGGCATGCGACCAAAAGGTGGACACGTGATGCCGCCCCGGCGAGCCGGACAGCACCACCCACCCTACCTACCACGATTGCGCGGACTGATGAAGTCCAAAGCTCCAGAAAGACCACTGCTGGCCGCGCGTCAGCGCCAGAATCCCCAACGCGGCAGTTGGCGCAGATTGCGGTACACCACCCACACGTAGATGGCGGTGACAAGCCCGAGCACGGCAGGGCCGTCCGGCCACGGTTCCAATGTCAGATACACACCGCAGGCCGTAGCGATGACGATCTTGGGCACCCACCACCAGCGGCCGCACGCGCGCATGAGCCAGCGCACCACGGGGTTGAGTTCCCTGCCGCCCCGCAAAAGGATGCGATTGGTGGACCACACGTCGGCCACCTGAAGTGCAACGAACAACACAAAAAGAATCCAGATCACGCGAACTCCGGGTTAGCCTCGGCCCGCGACGCCCGACGTCCCCCACGGAACGCGGCTCGCAAAGCCCGTCCCCACACCTCGCATGCGCCGGACGCGAAGTCCAGCCACGCGGCATAGCGCCGCATCGCCCTTCGCGCGCTCCGCGCACCAGCACATCCACGGACCGCACCCCACTACGCCGCAACCGGGCATGACGACAGCGAAAACGAAAAACCCCGCGCCGAAGGCGCTACTCCTCCGGCACGGGGCATAAAAAAAGCCACGGCATGTTGCCGTGGCTTTCATAATTGCTGGTGGGCCATCAGGGACTCGAACCCCGAACAAACGGATTAAGAGTCCGCTGCTCTACCAATTGAGCTAATGGCCCGTTCGGGCTTGACGCCATCGCGTCGAAGCGAGGCGCAATTTCCATTTTCCGCCCCGTCTTGTCAATGCCTTTTTTTCATCTTACACAATTTTCATGAGACACACAGCACATGCGCGCCACAGAATCCTTTTCGCGCTCCTC
Coding sequences within:
- a CDS encoding ribonuclease H-like domain-containing protein, whose product is MLEHSFCHIPRVGVGTEERYWLNGIRSWDDALSPSADRFLGNRAAWVRQHVEDSMERLAAHDALHFQRGLPAAQHWRMFRAFRDDAAYLDIETTGLTFGEDHITSIALYGHGEVKTFVHGRNLEDFQDEILKYSLLVTYNGKTFDVPFIERSFGMKLAMAHIDLRYVLKKLGFSGGLKRCEKAIGLSRDELEGVDGYFAVLLWNEYQATGDEAVLETLLAYNAADVVSLEALLVHAWNRLAAGTPFACEGLELPAPKEPVVPHCASIDVVERLRRKYGLARF
- a CDS encoding MerR family transcriptional regulator; its protein translation is MGAHTCMSLREIARRLDIPPSTIVSYKDRFAAFLPFVDDGRRRSYPPAALEIFREIRALSEEQLPASEIERRLALRYAELLARGGGSDGAVCPDAPVLVRVLAGVLEKVTGLLAEQCDAACANEELHREVESLRREVARLRRERAQDVRGDRLKVLREQIVRLRREKRELEQAMLDAVGTAGAAGRTPPTQFMELPLVIRSGRGEFLGVGGRGRRNFTLRKLLALVRRGASGGRSLGVAWTRNEGFWSLSLGFGNGDGEGVRRFVLNIAETLTPRRNIVACLDAMSVDGQDVPAAYLLDFFRRIRTEFVG
- a CDS encoding DUF5658 family protein; the protein is MIWILFVLFVALQVADVWSTNRILLRGGRELNPVVRWLMRACGRWWWVPKIVIATACGVYLTLEPWPDGPAVLGLVTAIYVWVVYRNLRQLPRWGFWR